CACGAGGGGACACAAGATGCATTCATAGACAAGCTTGGGCAACTGCATATCCACCCCAATGTCATTGGCCAACGTGCCTTGCATTCTTGCCTTTTGGGCATGTGTCGTTCCGCAGTTTGGTCGAGTAGTAATCGGTAAAAAGAGAACATGGCTAGGCATTCTTTCTCGTTAGATCAGGGTTGTCATATTTGGCTGGGTCCAGCGGCATGATGCCAACATTATTCCTGTATATATTATTGGTTACTATTCCCTCCGTTTGAAATTACTTGTCttgaaaatagatgtatctagatgtattttaattctagatacattcattttcgaGACAAATAATttcgaacagagggagtaggtAATAAAGGTTAGTCGTTAGAGGAGGGACATCATGTGTGCCGAccaagtttttttttgtttctgtttttttcttttgatGGGGGCAGGAAAACAGGTTTCTCTCGGAAAATCTCAGATTTCTTGGATTTTTTCTGCCTGAAATTAAGTTCAAGAAAAAATCGCATCAAAATGTATCATATTTGATAGTCTAAAAAAATGTATTCTGTTTAACACGTAATTGAAACAAAACTGGTTCTCGTAGGTCGCGACTTCTAATGCTGCATGCGACGCCGCTCGGCATGAATTTTTTTGTTTTAACCTGATGGCTATTAAACGCTCATGGCATTTTTGTTATTCCTGTATAAGCTTGCAAATCttttttttgtcataaataatttggattgcttaccacgtATAAGCTTGCAAATCGATCAAGAAAGTAATCTTGTTGACCCTAAAAAAAGGTAATTGGAACTGACAAAGTCTTAATTAATCCTATATATAGAGTTAGTCTAAGTCCAGAAAGTAATTGGAAGAAGATGGTGGCGACGAGCGAGCGGGCGAGCGGTAGGCGCGCGGGGAGCTGTTGATGCATGGCCTCATGCAAGTACCATCAACCGGTCCTCGATCGCGCGAAACTCTCGTGCTCATGGCCTCTCGGTCACCCACCTGGCAACCTCTCGTGGTCATGGTCGCGGCTCGCGCGCGAAGATCTCTCGTTGCCCGGGCGGTCTCTGCGCTATATAAGAAGTCAGGCTAGCGATCATGGCCATCAGAGCACCCAGAGCTACCCATCATCTTCTTCCCTCCACAGACATCTGCTCCATCCAGCAGAGCTTGCAATGGCGCctcagaggcagcagcagcagcagcacaaggccGCCGTGATCGCCCTCTTCCTGCTGTCCGCCCTCGTGGCTGCGCCCGCCGTTGCTGCTTCCAGGCCCGAATCCGGCGGTTACGCACCCGCCACGCCATCCGAGGCCGCGACGCCGGCTGAGCCCGCCGCCAGCACGCCCGCCGACGCGGCGTCACCCTCCAAGAAGGCGGCAGGCTACACTGACTCTACGCCAGCCGAGCCCTCCGCCAGCACGCCTGCCGATGCGGCGACGCCCGCCAAGAAGGCGGGAGGCTACACTGACTCTACACCGGCCGAGTCCTCAGCCAGCACGCCCGCCCAGGCGGCGACACCGACCGATGCCGCTGCCAGCACGCCCGCTGAGGGGGGGACGCCGACCGACGCCGCCGCCAGCACGCCCGCCGAGGCGGCGACCCCGACCGATTCCGCCGCCAGCACTCCCGCCGAGGGGGGAACGCCCGACAAGGCCGCGGCGGGCTACAGTGACACTACGCCGGCCGAGCAGCCCGCCGCCGATGGCACTAAGACGGCGCCCGGGGAGGGGAAGGCGACGACGGTCGAGCAGAAGTTCATCgagaagatgaaccaagcgtacaAGAAGGCTGTGGAAGCGGCCAACGTGGCGGAGCAAGAGGACAAGTTTTCTGTTTTCGACGCCACCTTCAACAAGGAGATCAAGCAGTGCCTCGCCGGCATGAGCGCCAAATTCATGGCCATGATCGACCGCGCCTTCAAGATAGCGTACaactccgccgccggcgccgccacggCGAAGGAAAAGTTCGCCATGTTGTTTCTCACCCTCACAGAGGCCCTCCGCTTCATTTCCGCCACCCTGGACGCCCACGCCATCAAGCCGGCCATGGAGGAGGTGGTTGCCGGAGGCGTGAAGGCCGCATCCGGCGCGACGCAGGTCATCAAGAAGCTCGACACGGTCATCAAGGCAGCCTCCGCTGCTGCCAAAGAAGCTCCGAAAGCCGACAGGATCCTCGTGTTCCAAGCCGCCCTCAACAAGTTCATGAAGGAGCAGATGGGCCCCGCCTACGATCAGCAGATGATGTCCGACCTTGACGCGGAGGTCAAaaaggccgccgcctcctcctccgcctccaagACCGAAACTAAGGACACCGACGTCGCGGACGCCTTGGCGAAGACCATCACCACCATTGCCAACGCCACCAAGGATGGCGCGGAAACTGCTGCCGCGCCCGTCGCAGAAGCCGGTACCAAGACTGCAGCTGCCGAATCCGGCTACAAGGCCGCCGACAAATCCGCTGCCGAGCCCGCTGCCGCGCCAGCTGCCGAATCCGACTACAAGGCCGCCGATAAATCCGCTGCCGAGCCCGCTGCCGCGCCCGCTGCCGAAGCCGCAACCGCGCCTGCTGCCGATGCCGCTTCCAAGCCCGCGGCTGCTGAATCCGGTTACAAGGCCAAGGCCGAAGCCGCTCCCGAGCCCGCAGCAGAATCCGCCACCAAGTCCGCTGCCAAGCCCGCAGCCGATGCCGCTCCCGAGCCCGCTGCGGAAGCGGCTACCAAGCCCGCAGATGGCAAAGCCGGCTACAAGGCCTCCGCCGATGCCGCGACCAAGCCTGCTGCCGCAGGCGGCTACAATCTGTGAGCTGCTGGCGCTAGCTAGCTTTTCCCTTTCCCTTCCTTCATGCATTTAGCGGCGCGATCGACACAGTGCCATTGCATTAATAATTCCTTTTGTAATTTTTCTCTAGCATTTATGTGGTGGTGCATTGCATGGATGGATAATATGCAATCCCCCTGATAAGTCAGGATAAGGCCCTGTGAGCCGTGATAAATCTTCAGTTATGCTAATATATATAGTTGGACTGGTTTATTTTTCAGCTATATTCAAAAGAAACTAGCGGGttcacccgcgcatttgcgcggctagatattAATTATTTACTATTTATGTATTTTAGAGAACCATTTGTTGGCATTTGagtatttgtttttctgcgtggtTAAACCAACATAGTATACCATAAAATGTAACCAAAATTTAGTTCGACAATACGTGCCATGCATGGATTATGTAATGATAATTGCAAATTTGAAATTTAATATGATGCCTTCGAAAGAAAATCACATTTACAGCTAACGATATAATATTGATGTATGCATTGAGGGCTACTTAGGTGTAGTTACATTGCTTAAATAAATGTACATTGTTTTTTGGCCTTTTCGCTCTGTTCGAGGCCTCTTCAGCCATGAAGCTATTCTCCAAGAGGGGCACGTTCCGTCACTATGCAACAATTGTACCTGTAGTCTGATGTCACTTGTTTTTTTTTTCTAATGGTCCTTTTTTCCGCCTTTAATGAGTAGATCAAACCTGATTTTACGATATTACTTTGCTTGATTCTTCAAACCCCAACTCTCATGTCACTGAAGTAGGTGCGTGGTGACTATGATTTGGGTACACTTGTAGCCACTTGGAGTTGTTCCTACTAAAAGAACTTGATTGATTGATATTATACTATGGATGAAATCATCCAACTACCAtatcacactagtagaaaatagggctttcgtTCGGCCAgaaaaagagcattaatcccggttgcattagggcatgtacaatggttctatcttaagaTCGCCATGTAGGATAAataatgaggtggaggagagagaaatcataagagaagccttgtcttatcttatttaagagaagtctagagatgatctcttagcacaatttgtctcaccatgtttttaggagcAACggattattgaagataaggctaagagatgatccattgtagacatgttttttgtcatctccaatttacatgcaaaacttaagataaaactatcttatcaaccattgtacatgcccttacgaaccgggactaatgagcattagtcccggttcgagtggcgagggcaccgtacaggcattactcccggttcaaatgggacttttagtcccggttggttccacgaaccggtactaaagtgtgcgatgtccattagtaccggttcgtggcacgaaccagcactaatggggttgagacctttagtaccagttcgtgccacgaactggtaataaagatcccattttcaaactctacccccccccccccccccgatcgccTTTGCAGTTTTgtagaaagcaaaataaaatgataaaaacttcaaaaattaaaatccttctagatgtagttatgttactacatgtaccagttaggaaaatttaaaaacataaatttggacatgttttgaaaAAAGtgcagggaaaatgtaaaacggctataactttgcatacgatgtcagaaaaaaacgtataatatatcaaaatgttcagcacaaaaatccacatccgattttgacagcctacgacctgtttgcaaatctttagaatcctcaaattctaaaaggaaaaaaagttatgcttaaatttcagtttttttgaatttttgttaaatctggtcaaactatggtcaaactacttattcaagaagtattagtgttactaaataattattcaagaatattagtgttactaaataattatttcagtttttttgaattttggtcaaatctggtcaaactttggtcaaacaatggtcaaactacttattcaggaaatattagtgttactaaataattatttcagttttttttaattttggtcaaatctggtcaaactgtggtcaaactatggtcaaactatggtcaaactgtggtcaaactacttattcaagaaatattagtgttactaaataattattgttttttagaacaatagtttcaaactcaaacagtgaaatgtgtgacttcatgctcaagctaaattcctgagggttaataggattgacatcttactattgtcaggaaaacaacaagtgcagacttaaaaacgagggagaatagaacctgaaagttaagcatgctcagcctggagtagtgagaggatgggtaaccgtccggaaagttagatgatttggaatgatgaggggtgatcagagattagaggttaaattgagcagtgatgaggggtgattacagattaaaggttaaaataattcagaaatttgaaaattaaaaaaaaaactttagtcccggttcgtgtaagaaccgggactaaaggggaaggctttagtaacgaccctttagtcccggttccagaaccgggactaaaggcccttatgaaccgggactaaaagccctttttctactagtgtcaataAATTTACAAAAAATATGGTTTTATGAAATATTCATTGCTCCATTATGTGCCAATGGCCATTACTGGGCAGCAGGTCTTCTAGCACTTTTGCCTTCGAGTTTGTATGTCTGGTGGTGTACACTGATGTTGCTTGGGAACATCTGATTCGACCGAGCATCGCTCGGTATTCTTGCATCATCGCCATACTTTTGTTGGAGATCCTTCCCACCTTAATCCTCAAGTTTTTGTACTATTTCTTGTGCGGTTTCTCTGCTACCATCATGTCCAATTTGTGCAGCATGTTACAAAcacgttttttttagaaaagatttTACAAACTTATAGCTCTGCCCGATTAAGGATCTCTATGTAAAACCTACTCCCTCCGTACCGAAATATATGTCGCTGGAGTAGTTAAACTGCAGGAAATCCAGCAACATAtatttcggtacagagggagtattaatggAAGGAAATTGTGCTTCTTTAGAATCACAGCAAGGTTAACAGTGTCACATGGATTTTTTTTTTGCAAGTGCAGGTATCCATTCTTCAACCGTTGTAATTTATGCTAAAAATATTGAATGCTCTAGAAAACAACCCCCTAATCATGAAAATTAACACACACAAAAGATAAACAATGTACATTACCAAAAAAAATATCAAAagtttggacatttaaaatatattCTTACCTAGGAGCTCATGCAACTTTTGACATGTTTTCCTATATATGAGAGAAAAGGGCAAACGTAATCTgactttgcaaaaaaaaaatcacgTTGGTTGTGTCGCACGTGCGTGCCAAATCGCTGCTTGCTCCTGGCGACTCGTGACGGCTGTGGATTAGCACCAAATCCTTGCCGTGTGTGCAGCGTGCTATAATACTATGCAAAtcggcgaatcaacctgtggttgagttggttaggtggacagtagTATCCTCAATCCACCAGGGTTtaaatcctgatgctcgcattattcctgaatttatttcaggatttccggcgatgcgctttcagtgggaggagacgtttccgtcgacgacgaggcgcctacggtgacttcgtaaatctcaagatgatatgccggctcagtctctcggaggtgctcataggggtagggtgtgcgtgtgtgcgttcataggatgAGTGTATGCGTCTGTATATGAGCGCTTATGTCTGTACTTGATGCTAAAAAAAATACTATGCAAATTGCTCCTAGCTCCTCGTGACTTGTGACGGCTATAGCTCAACACCAAATGCCATCTAAGCTCGTGGCTCTGTCATTGCGGCATAGTGGCGGATGCTTTTTATATTGGCGTGCGCTTTCTGCCTTCCGTCTTCGCATGCCATTCTTGTTGACCCGAAACTGCTCCCACTCGAGACGCATCCGCTGCAGCTAGTACTTGCGATGCCACCACCTTCATCTCCTTCATGCACGGGCGGTGTCGGACGCTATTGCAGCCGGCTCGCTctctagcagcagcacgatggaTGATCCCTCCTTGCTTACACACGGCCTTCTGCGAGCGCGCTTGTCCCCATCCCTCTCTTCGTCTTATGTCGCTGCTCTTTCTCCAACGCTGCTTGTGGTATCTACTGTTGTGTTGCTGGACGTGATTTTGGTTCGATTTAATGGTGCCCTTCAAGTTGATGGTGTCGCAATCTCATCAGAGTCGGTGGCGCTGCAGTCAATAGGAGCTTCTCGGCCTGCGCCTGTTCAACGGTGACAATAGCCAAGACTTCACGGATACTGTTTAGCTAGTGTGAATTAGCATGCAGTAGTGGTTTGACTGCATCGGCGTGGGCGTTGAGGCCAAAGAACTCCTTAAAGGAATATGACCTTGCATGGGACGTGCATATTATGACCTTTTTTGACATTTAAAGTCTTGTAAGACCGATCCATACAGAAGTCCGGGACCCACATGAAGGATGTTTACGTGCTTGTGCTTTCCAAAAAAAAAACTCATAGTCTGGGACTCACACGAAGGATGGTTACGTGCACGTggtttaggccctgtttggttcataagttttaggactttttttagtcccaacttataactCACAAGTCCCTAAAAAGtgcctacctgtttggttcctgggacttataagtccatataagaccatattacaactataagtccctataaatccctccttgagagtcttatttcataagtcccaaatgctcACTTTAAGTCCCTacaagtccctcctgtttggtttagatgggacttatagggacttttttaagtccctaaacctataagtccctggaaacaaacaccctcttaaAAAACTCTCCCGCAAAGGAATATGACGTGAATAGGAAACTGTATATAGAATTATTGACTGGCACTAGTAAAAAAAAGACCCATTTGTCCTtgttcataaggcccatttgtcccagttcccaaaccgagactaaagggtcggtactaaagcccaatacctttagtcccggttcgcctatgaaccaggacagatggggctccacgtggccgctgcggcttgcctaGGCAGGacggccttttgtcccggttggtagcaccaaccggggccaaaaggcatccacgcgtcagcagttcaggggataggggttttgtttttttgaaaggggggcggtttgggggttttggggtttttgtagggttaatttaggggtttcatatattatgttagctagctaatagagagaagtgtcctctcttatctctgtgcttggtcgacgctacgtactatacgtataaagaggactcgacacgctagctagctagtaagaaaatgaaggaaac
Above is a window of Triticum aestivum cultivar Chinese Spring chromosome 6B, IWGSC CS RefSeq v2.1, whole genome shotgun sequence DNA encoding:
- the LOC123133651 gene encoding pollen allergen Phl p 5b, giving the protein MAPQRQQQQQHKAAVIALFLLSALVAAPAVAASRPESGGYAPATPSEAATPAEPAASTPADAASPSKKAAGYTDSTPAEPSASTPADAATPAKKAGGYTDSTPAESSASTPAQAATPTDAAASTPAEGGTPTDAAASTPAEAATPTDSAASTPAEGGTPDKAAAGYSDTTPAEQPAADGTKTAPGEGKATTVEQKFIEKMNQAYKKAVEAANVAEQEDKFSVFDATFNKEIKQCLAGMSAKFMAMIDRAFKIAYNSAAGAATAKEKFAMLFLTLTEALRFISATLDAHAIKPAMEEVVAGGVKAASGATQVIKKLDTVIKAASAAAKEAPKADRILVFQAALNKFMKEQMGPAYDQQMMSDLDAEVKKAAASSSASKTETKDTDVADALAKTITTIANATKDGAETAAAPVAEAGTKTAAAESGYKAADKSAAEPAAAPAAESDYKAADKSAAEPAAAPAAEAATAPAADAASKPAAAESGYKAKAEAAPEPAAESATKSAAKPAADAAPEPAAEAATKPADGKAGYKASADAATKPAAAGGYNL